Proteins encoded by one window of Mycolicibacterium cosmeticum:
- a CDS encoding aromatic ring-hydroxylating oxygenase subunit alpha: MAFFPKPAAGSWTENWPELGTAPVNYEDSIDPEHWKLEQQAIFRKTWLQMGRVELIPKKGRYITRELPSVGAGTSIIIVNDGDQIRAFYNLCRHRGNKLVWNDYPGEEVSGSCRQFVCKYHAWRYDLQGELTFIQQEQEFFDIDKADYPLKPVRCEVWEGFIFVNFDDDAVSLEEYLGEFGQGLKGYPFHEMTEHYSYRSEIKANWKLFIDAFVEFYHAPILHMKQAEKEEAEKLAKFGFEALHYDIKGDHSMISSWGGMSPPKDLKMVKPIERILHSGLFGPWDRPDIKGILPDELPPAINPGRHKTWGQDSFEFFPNFTLLFWVPGWYLTYNYWPTGVDSHIFEADLYFVPPKNLRERLSQELAAVTFKEYAFQDANTLEATQTQIGTRAVLDFPLCDQEVLLRHLHHTAHKYVDRYKAEQAATSNGASNGAAKASEKEQVNV, encoded by the coding sequence TGGACCGAGAACTGGCCCGAGCTCGGGACCGCCCCGGTCAACTACGAGGATTCGATCGACCCCGAGCACTGGAAGCTGGAGCAGCAGGCGATCTTCCGTAAGACGTGGCTGCAGATGGGCCGCGTGGAACTGATTCCCAAGAAGGGTCGCTACATCACCCGCGAGCTGCCCTCGGTCGGGGCCGGCACGTCGATCATCATCGTCAACGACGGTGACCAGATCCGGGCCTTCTACAACCTGTGCCGCCACCGCGGCAACAAGCTGGTGTGGAACGACTACCCCGGCGAGGAGGTGTCCGGCAGCTGCCGCCAGTTCGTCTGCAAGTACCACGCCTGGCGTTACGACCTCCAGGGTGAGCTCACGTTCATCCAGCAGGAACAGGAGTTCTTCGACATCGACAAGGCCGACTACCCGCTCAAGCCGGTGCGCTGCGAGGTCTGGGAAGGCTTCATCTTCGTCAACTTCGACGACGACGCGGTGTCACTGGAGGAGTACCTCGGCGAATTCGGCCAGGGCCTGAAGGGCTACCCGTTCCACGAGATGACCGAGCACTACAGCTACCGCTCGGAGATCAAGGCCAACTGGAAGCTGTTCATCGACGCGTTCGTCGAGTTCTACCACGCGCCGATCCTGCACATGAAGCAGGCGGAGAAGGAGGAAGCCGAGAAGCTGGCCAAGTTCGGCTTCGAAGCCCTGCACTACGACATCAAGGGTGACCACTCGATGATCTCGTCCTGGGGCGGCATGTCGCCGCCGAAGGACCTGAAGATGGTCAAGCCCATCGAGCGCATCCTGCACAGCGGCCTGTTCGGTCCGTGGGATCGGCCCGATATCAAGGGCATCCTTCCCGACGAGCTGCCGCCGGCGATCAACCCGGGCCGGCACAAGACCTGGGGCCAGGACTCGTTCGAGTTCTTCCCGAACTTCACCCTGCTGTTCTGGGTGCCGGGGTGGTACCTGACGTACAACTACTGGCCGACCGGTGTGGACAGCCACATCTTCGAAGCGGACCTGTACTTCGTGCCGCCGAAGAACCTGCGCGAGCGTCTCTCCCAGGAACTCGCCGCGGTGACGTTCAAGGAGTACGCGTTCCAGGACGCCAACACGTTGGAAGCCACGCAGACCCAGATCGGTACCCGCGCGGTGCTCGACTTCCCGCTGTGTGATCAGGAGGTGCTGCTGCGCCACCTGCACCACACCGCACACAAGTACGTCGACCGGTACAAGGCCGAACAAGCGGCCACGTCCAACGGCGCGAGCAACGGCGCCGCGAAGGCGTCGGAAAAGGAGCAGGTAAATGTCTAA
- a CDS encoding metal-dependent hydrolase family protein, whose product MLTLRAAGLLDVDAGAIVRPGIVRVDGDRIIAVADGAPDSAIGVDDEVIDLGDAILLPGLMDMEVNLLMGGRGENPGLSQVQDDPPTRVLRAVGNARRTLRAGFTTVRNLGLFVKTGGYLLDVALGKAIDAGWVDGPRIVPAGHAITPTGGHLDPTMFAAFMPGALELTVEEGIANGVDEIRKAVRYQIKHGAQLIKVCVSGGVMSLTGEAGAQHYSDEELRAIVDEAHRRGLRVAAHTHGAEAVKHAVACGIDCIEHGFLMDDEAIQMLVDNDRFLVTTRRLAQAMDVSHAPKALQQKAAEMFPKAETSIKAAYEAGVKIAVGTDAPAIPHGRNADELVTLVEWGMPPAAVLRSATTIAADLINADDRGRLAPGLLADIIAVPGNPLDDITVTQSVTFVMKGGKVYKNEYADGS is encoded by the coding sequence GTGTTGACCCTCAGAGCTGCGGGTCTTCTCGACGTCGATGCCGGGGCGATCGTTCGCCCCGGCATCGTTCGTGTCGACGGGGACCGGATCATCGCCGTGGCAGACGGCGCACCGGATTCGGCGATCGGCGTCGACGACGAGGTGATCGATCTCGGCGACGCCATCCTGCTGCCCGGGTTGATGGACATGGAGGTCAACCTGCTCATGGGCGGCCGCGGCGAGAACCCCGGCCTGTCCCAGGTCCAGGACGACCCACCCACCCGCGTCCTGCGCGCCGTCGGCAACGCCCGACGCACCCTGCGCGCCGGCTTCACCACCGTGCGCAACCTCGGCCTGTTCGTCAAGACCGGCGGCTACCTGTTGGACGTGGCGCTGGGCAAAGCCATCGACGCCGGTTGGGTGGACGGGCCCCGCATCGTGCCCGCCGGGCACGCCATCACCCCGACCGGCGGCCACCTCGACCCCACCATGTTCGCCGCCTTCATGCCCGGTGCACTGGAACTCACCGTCGAAGAGGGCATCGCCAACGGGGTCGACGAGATCCGCAAGGCGGTGCGCTACCAGATCAAACACGGCGCGCAATTGATCAAGGTCTGCGTGTCCGGCGGCGTCATGTCGCTGACGGGTGAGGCCGGCGCCCAGCACTATTCGGACGAGGAACTGCGCGCCATCGTCGACGAGGCCCATCGCCGCGGACTGCGGGTGGCCGCCCACACGCACGGCGCCGAGGCCGTCAAACACGCCGTGGCGTGCGGCATCGACTGCATCGAGCACGGCTTCCTCATGGACGACGAAGCCATCCAGATGCTCGTCGACAACGACCGATTCCTGGTCACCACCCGCCGGCTGGCCCAGGCCATGGACGTCTCACACGCACCGAAAGCACTGCAGCAGAAGGCCGCCGAGATGTTCCCGAAGGCCGAAACCTCGATCAAGGCCGCCTACGAGGCCGGGGTGAAGATCGCGGTCGGCACCGATGCCCCGGCCATCCCCCACGGCCGCAACGCCGACGAACTGGTCACCCTGGTGGAGTGGGGCATGCCCCCGGCCGCCGTGCTGCGCTCGGCCACCACCATCGCCGCCGACCTCATCAACGCCGACGACCGCGGCCGACTCGCCCCCGGACTGCTCGCCGACATCATCGCCGTCCCCGGCAACCCCCTGGACGACATTACCGTTACACAGTCGGTTACATTTGTAATGAAGGGCGGTAAGGTCTACAAGAATGAGTACGCCGATGGCTCCTAA
- a CDS encoding nuclear transport factor 2 family protein, whose product MSTPMAPNRTDDLVEIQQLLAKYAVTITQGDIDGLVSVFTPDGTYSAFGETYALERFPVLVDAAPKGLFMTGTALVDLTEGADTASGTQPLCFIEHSAHDMRIGYYRDTYVRTEAGWRLKTRAMTFIRRSGAHDHGRPHAIGRPTADVAGRAAPTADVAGRAAPTADVAGRAAPEA is encoded by the coding sequence ATGAGTACGCCGATGGCTCCTAACCGAACAGACGACCTGGTCGAGATCCAGCAGCTGCTGGCCAAGTACGCGGTCACCATCACCCAGGGTGACATCGACGGCCTGGTCAGCGTCTTCACCCCGGACGGCACGTACAGCGCCTTCGGGGAAACCTATGCGCTGGAACGTTTTCCGGTTCTGGTGGACGCCGCACCCAAGGGCTTGTTCATGACCGGCACCGCGCTGGTCGATCTCACGGAGGGCGCCGACACCGCCAGCGGCACCCAGCCGCTGTGCTTCATCGAGCATTCCGCACATGACATGCGCATCGGCTACTACCGGGACACCTACGTCCGCACCGAAGCCGGGTGGCGGCTGAAAACCAGGGCCATGACCTTCATCCGCCGCAGCGGTGCCCACGACCACGGCCGGCCGCACGCGATCGGCCGACCCACAGCGGATGTCGCCGGCCGAGCGGCTCCTACGGCCGATGTCGCCGGCCGAGCGGCTCCTACGGCCGACGTCGCCGGCCGAGCGGCTCCAGAAGCATGA
- a CDS encoding acyl-CoA dehydrogenase family protein, with amino-acid sequence MTDLHNPQNFRAALRTWLAESDLTPPDDHSLEGHMRQFARVQKALYEAGWSRYGWPEHAGGLGGPAMLRAIVGEEVVGRRLAEPGPYSMLEVLAPTMIDYATPELAAEMVPKLLSGEEQWCQGFSEPGAGSDLASLTTRAEERDGKWIINGQKVWTSFAQFSHRCILLARTGAPDAPPHADFPSLRSPHANITAFFIDTDTPGITIRPLHTMHDVDEFCEVYFDNVEVDASRMLGKPGDGWQLAMDLLPYERSTCFWQRITYLYERFDALIAEVKGQGQVVDSDMGEAYLALHTLRCRSRATQHRLADGHRLGPDTSVDKVLLAGAEQRLYDTARDLLPGVVELEDTDWRTEYLYSRAATIYGGTAEVQRNIIARRLLDLGKD; translated from the coding sequence ATGACCGATCTCCACAACCCCCAGAATTTCCGCGCCGCGCTGCGCACCTGGCTCGCCGAGTCCGACCTCACCCCACCGGACGACCACTCGCTCGAAGGGCACATGCGGCAGTTCGCTCGAGTGCAGAAGGCGCTGTACGAGGCCGGCTGGAGCCGGTACGGCTGGCCCGAACACGCCGGCGGGCTCGGCGGACCGGCGATGCTGCGCGCCATCGTGGGCGAGGAGGTGGTGGGCCGACGGCTGGCCGAGCCGGGACCGTACTCGATGCTCGAAGTTCTGGCGCCGACCATGATCGATTACGCCACACCGGAATTGGCCGCCGAGATGGTGCCCAAGCTACTCAGCGGCGAAGAGCAGTGGTGCCAGGGCTTCTCCGAGCCCGGCGCGGGTAGCGACCTGGCGTCGCTGACCACCAGGGCCGAGGAGCGCGACGGCAAGTGGATCATCAACGGGCAGAAGGTGTGGACCAGTTTCGCCCAGTTCTCGCACCGGTGCATCCTGCTGGCGCGCACCGGCGCGCCCGACGCCCCGCCACATGCTGATTTCCCGTCACTTCGCTCGCCCCACGCCAATATCACCGCGTTCTTCATCGACACCGACACCCCGGGCATCACCATCCGCCCGCTGCACACCATGCACGACGTCGACGAGTTCTGCGAGGTGTACTTCGACAACGTCGAGGTCGACGCTAGCCGGATGCTCGGCAAGCCGGGCGACGGGTGGCAACTGGCGATGGACCTGCTGCCCTACGAACGCTCGACCTGCTTCTGGCAACGCATCACGTATCTGTACGAACGATTCGACGCCCTGATCGCGGAGGTCAAAGGGCAAGGGCAGGTGGTGGATTCGGACATGGGTGAGGCCTACCTGGCGCTGCACACCCTGCGCTGCCGGTCCCGTGCCACGCAGCACCGGCTGGCCGACGGGCACAGGCTCGGCCCGGACACCTCGGTCGATAAGGTGTTGCTGGCCGGGGCCGAACAGCGCCTCTACGACACTGCCCGCGATCTGCTCCCGGGTGTCGTCGAGCTCGAGGACACCGACTGGCGCACCGAGTACCTGTACTCGCGGGCGGCCACCATCTACGGCGGCACCGCCGAGGTGCAGCGCAATATCATCGCCCGCCGCCTGCTGGACCTCGGGAAGGACTGA
- a CDS encoding acyl-CoA dehydrogenase family protein: MTTALDPESLTLLEDTLRKTMLATSGPALDAALTELGWAEMLTDVPELAVPLVFRLLGETGSHASVLVDVVLHATGNTIGDTVELPLPYTGNGWVVWDRVATEGGSALGGLPLRREDEGYPIRVAEARVAVGWWLVGSARAMLSLARRHALDRVQFGKPIASFQAVRHRLAETLVAIEGAEATLTLPGADNPDLTALLAKAAAGKAALTAAKHCQQVLGGIGFTEEHDLHRHVKRALVLDGLLGSSRELTKKAGAGLRARGSAPRLAQL; the protein is encoded by the coding sequence ATGACCACGGCACTCGATCCCGAGTCGTTGACACTGCTGGAAGACACCCTTCGCAAGACCATGCTCGCCACCTCCGGTCCGGCGCTCGACGCGGCGCTCACCGAACTGGGCTGGGCCGAGATGCTGACCGACGTCCCCGAGCTGGCGGTGCCGCTGGTCTTCCGACTGCTCGGCGAAACCGGTTCGCACGCTTCGGTGCTCGTCGACGTCGTGTTGCACGCGACCGGCAACACCATCGGCGACACGGTCGAGCTGCCGCTGCCCTACACCGGCAACGGCTGGGTGGTGTGGGACCGGGTCGCCACCGAAGGCGGCTCGGCACTCGGCGGGCTCCCGCTGCGTCGCGAGGACGAGGGCTACCCGATCCGGGTGGCCGAAGCCCGGGTCGCGGTGGGCTGGTGGCTGGTCGGCTCCGCTCGCGCCATGCTGTCGCTGGCACGCCGGCATGCGCTGGACCGGGTGCAATTCGGCAAGCCCATCGCCTCGTTCCAGGCCGTTCGGCACCGGCTGGCCGAGACGCTGGTGGCCATCGAAGGCGCCGAGGCGACACTGACCCTGCCCGGCGCGGACAACCCGGACCTGACCGCGCTGCTCGCCAAGGCCGCGGCGGGCAAGGCGGCGCTGACCGCCGCCAAGCATTGCCAGCAGGTGCTCGGCGGCATCGGCTTCACCGAGGAACACGATCTGCATCGGCACGTGAAGCGCGCCCTCGTGCTCGACGGCCTGCTCGGCAGTTCGCGGGAGCTGACCAAGAAGGCCGGCGCCGGCCTGCGAGCCAGGGGCTCGGCGCCCCGGCTGGCGCAGTTGTAG
- a CDS encoding TetR/AcrR family transcriptional regulator: MPRRSPVQSTHVLPNRQAAEQPVTSANEEPAWKQRAVERSIKTAKLRAAQRVQRFLDAAQSIIIEKGSTDFTVQEVVDRSRQSLRSFYLQFDGKHELLLALFEDALSRSADQIRAATASQSDPLDRLKVAIELLFESSRPDPTAKRPLFTDFAPRLLVSHPSEVKVAHAPLLALLTELMEEAAEAGKLRPGVNPRRMAAMTMQTVMFVAQSSGSDDATNKPISAQEVWDFIAHGFAGPS, encoded by the coding sequence ATGCCCAGGCGTTCTCCGGTACAGTCCACTCATGTTCTCCCGAATCGGCAGGCAGCTGAGCAGCCGGTGACCAGCGCAAACGAAGAGCCCGCTTGGAAGCAGCGTGCGGTCGAGCGGTCCATCAAGACCGCCAAACTCCGCGCCGCTCAGCGCGTGCAGCGTTTCCTCGACGCCGCCCAGTCGATCATCATCGAAAAGGGCAGCACGGACTTCACCGTGCAGGAGGTCGTCGACCGCTCCCGCCAGTCGCTGCGCAGCTTCTACCTGCAGTTCGACGGAAAACATGAGTTGCTGCTCGCCTTGTTCGAGGATGCGCTGAGCCGCTCGGCCGATCAGATCCGGGCCGCCACCGCCAGCCAGTCCGATCCGCTCGACCGGCTCAAGGTCGCCATCGAGTTGCTGTTCGAGTCCTCACGTCCGGACCCCACCGCCAAGCGACCGCTGTTCACCGACTTCGCACCCCGCCTGCTGGTGTCGCACCCCTCCGAGGTGAAGGTGGCGCACGCTCCCCTACTGGCGCTGCTCACCGAGTTGATGGAGGAGGCCGCCGAAGCCGGGAAGCTGCGCCCGGGCGTCAACCCCCGCCGGATGGCCGCGATGACCATGCAGACCGTGATGTTCGTCGCCCAATCCAGTGGCAGCGACGACGCCACCAACAAGCCGATCTCCGCGCAAGAAGTCTGGGACTTCATCGCGCACGGTTTCGCCGGCCCCAGCTAG
- a CDS encoding mycofactocin-coupled SDR family oxidoreductase, with amino-acid sequence MAGRVEGKVAFVTGAARGQGRSHAVRLAEEGADIIAIDICGPIRPGVETAIPASTPDDLAETANLVKGLNRRIVTAEVDVRDAAAVKAAVDSGVEQLGRLDIIVANAGIGNGGDVLHETTELDWDEMIDINLSGVWKSVKAAVPHIISGGRGGSIILTSSVGGLKAYPHCGNYVAAKHGVVGLMRSFAVELGQHNIRANSVHPTHVSTQMLHNEGTFKMFRPDLDNPGPDDMAPICQLFHTLPIPWVDAVDISNAVLFLASDEARYITGVTLPVDAGSCLK; translated from the coding sequence ATGGCTGGGCGGGTAGAGGGCAAGGTTGCGTTCGTCACCGGTGCCGCGCGTGGACAGGGTCGCAGCCATGCCGTGCGGCTGGCCGAAGAAGGCGCCGACATCATCGCCATCGATATCTGCGGACCCATCCGCCCGGGCGTGGAGACCGCCATCCCGGCATCCACGCCGGACGATCTCGCGGAGACCGCGAATCTGGTCAAAGGCCTGAACCGCCGCATCGTCACCGCTGAGGTCGACGTCCGGGACGCGGCCGCCGTCAAGGCCGCCGTCGACAGCGGCGTCGAGCAGCTGGGCCGCCTGGACATCATCGTCGCCAACGCCGGGATCGGCAACGGCGGCGACGTCTTGCACGAGACCACCGAGCTGGACTGGGACGAGATGATCGACATCAACTTGTCGGGCGTCTGGAAGTCCGTCAAAGCCGCTGTCCCGCACATCATCTCGGGTGGACGCGGAGGATCGATCATCCTGACCAGTTCCGTCGGCGGCCTCAAGGCCTATCCGCACTGCGGCAACTATGTGGCGGCCAAGCACGGTGTCGTCGGCCTGATGAGGAGCTTCGCCGTCGAGCTCGGGCAGCACAATATCCGCGCCAACTCGGTACACCCCACCCATGTGAGCACCCAGATGCTGCACAACGAGGGCACGTTCAAGATGTTCCGTCCGGACTTGGACAACCCCGGACCGGACGACATGGCACCCATCTGTCAGCTGTTCCACACGCTGCCCATCCCGTGGGTGGACGCGGTGGACATCAGTAATGCGGTGTTGTTCCTCGCCTCCGATGAGGCGCGTTACATCACCGGCGTCACGCTGCCGGTGGACGCCGGCAGCTGCCTGAAGTAA
- a CDS encoding NAD-dependent epimerase/dehydratase family protein, whose product MSDTVLVTGAFGLVGSATVRALAAEGRRVVATDLGTDANRAKAQALPAEAEARWADLTVPAEVQRLIADVAPEAIIHLAAVIPPPIYRNPGLARKVNVDATKTLVDAAVAAPAPPRFVQASSNAVYGSRNPHRHPDPVTAETPPRPTELYGGHKLESEAYVRASGLDWVVLRLGGVMSTDLSAMTFSLDALFFESALPVDNRIHMVDVRDVASAFAAATVADAVGEILLIAGDETHRMRQGDVGSALAAARGLPGVLPPGRPGDPDSDDDWFITDWMDTTRAQEVLKFQHHSWPAMLDEIRAQTGWKRHPTRMMAPLARAFVKRQGAYRNSPGIYADPWRVLSARLGPTGLDSAQRP is encoded by the coding sequence ATGTCCGACACCGTCCTGGTCACCGGGGCCTTCGGTCTCGTCGGCTCGGCCACGGTCAGAGCACTCGCGGCCGAAGGCCGCCGGGTGGTGGCCACCGACCTCGGCACCGACGCGAATCGTGCCAAGGCACAGGCGCTTCCGGCAGAGGCCGAAGCCCGCTGGGCCGACCTGACCGTCCCCGCCGAGGTTCAGCGGCTCATCGCCGACGTCGCGCCGGAAGCGATCATCCACCTGGCCGCGGTGATCCCGCCGCCGATCTACCGCAACCCTGGCCTGGCCCGCAAGGTCAACGTGGACGCCACCAAGACGTTGGTGGACGCCGCGGTCGCTGCCCCCGCTCCCCCGCGCTTCGTGCAGGCATCGAGCAACGCGGTGTACGGCTCCCGTAATCCGCATCGTCACCCGGATCCGGTCACCGCCGAGACCCCGCCCCGCCCGACCGAGCTGTACGGCGGACACAAGTTGGAATCCGAGGCGTATGTCCGGGCGTCAGGACTGGATTGGGTGGTGCTGCGACTCGGCGGCGTGATGAGCACCGATCTGAGCGCCATGACGTTCAGTCTGGACGCACTCTTCTTCGAGAGCGCATTGCCCGTGGACAACCGCATCCACATGGTCGACGTGCGGGACGTGGCAAGCGCTTTCGCCGCAGCCACCGTCGCCGACGCGGTCGGCGAGATCCTGCTGATCGCCGGTGACGAGACGCATCGGATGCGCCAAGGTGATGTCGGTTCGGCGCTGGCCGCCGCTCGGGGACTGCCCGGTGTGCTGCCGCCCGGACGCCCCGGTGATCCCGACAGCGACGACGATTGGTTCATCACCGATTGGATGGACACCACCCGGGCTCAGGAGGTGCTGAAGTTCCAGCATCACTCCTGGCCGGCCATGCTGGACGAGATCCGGGCCCAGACCGGCTGGAAGCGCCACCCGACCCGAATGATGGCGCCATTGGCCCGGGCGTTCGTGAAACGTCAAGGTGCTTACCGCAATTCGCCCGGCATCTATGCCGATCCGTGGCGGGTGCTCAGCGCGCGGCTCGGCCCGACCGGACTGGACTCCGCGCAGCGGCCTTGA
- a CDS encoding CaiB/BaiF CoA transferase family protein, whose protein sequence is MNPPLTGYTVVDLSSGIAGGYATKILADGGADVIKVEAPEGDPLRGWSASGTAPGALFAFLAGGKRSVIADRQLLDRLLAGADAVVWSPESTAAQSVSPVDLHRRHPHLIVTAITPFGLDGPWSARPATEFTLQAWSGGAIGIGRGTQDRAPVTIGGQVGEWLSGAYAAAMTLAFRARALRDGHGELIDLSKLEAQILCLTYYPVTYFETLGRPWRTERRPTVPGVAQAADGLVALGCGTAQQWWDLCAMSGHEEWIDETAELTITEQANRHADELYEWIRRQPADELRDIAAAFRIPNAPVGNGENVTAMDHFVLRETFVPNPAGGFVQPGPPYRFTGAALRAPAPPPALGEHTDEVRAAALPPRPAPTTPHDRDRLPFTGLRVLDMTTFWAGPSCTHALGMLGADVIHLESTSRPDGTRLIAGIPSTVEQWWERSPIFSALNTNKKSVTIDFQTEAGRELLLRLIAESDVVVENFTPRVIDQLGLDFDAVKALRDDIIMVRMPGFGLDGPWRDNPAFAYIIEDVSGLSWLTGYPDRTPVEPYSVGDPNAGVHALNALLLALEHRRTTGQAVLVEAAMVDAALNIAAEQVIEYSATGALLHRDGNRGPVAAPQNLYQSAEIDEFGRDDSWVAIAVQSDEQWQALRSALGAPDWACDPALEHAEGRRAAHDALDERLAAWCRARTGDQIVDLLWPAGVPVAKVMQPHRQTELPQLRHRRFFEHVGHPVNVAAPHSTLPVKLVDGPTTFHREPAPLLGEHNHEVLTALGLTDDQIEALADDGVIGTEPGRAGRHKAVR, encoded by the coding sequence ATGAACCCACCACTGACCGGCTACACCGTCGTCGACCTGTCCAGCGGGATCGCCGGCGGATACGCCACCAAGATCCTCGCCGACGGTGGCGCAGACGTCATCAAAGTGGAAGCCCCGGAGGGTGATCCACTGCGCGGCTGGTCGGCCTCGGGCACCGCACCCGGCGCCCTGTTCGCCTTCCTGGCCGGCGGTAAGCGCAGCGTGATCGCCGACCGACAACTGCTGGACCGGCTGCTCGCGGGCGCGGATGCGGTGGTGTGGTCACCGGAGTCCACTGCGGCGCAATCGGTTTCACCCGTCGACTTGCATCGCCGGCATCCGCACCTGATCGTCACGGCCATCACCCCGTTCGGTCTGGACGGCCCGTGGAGTGCCCGCCCCGCCACCGAGTTCACGCTGCAGGCATGGTCCGGCGGCGCGATCGGCATCGGCCGCGGCACCCAGGACCGGGCGCCGGTCACCATCGGCGGCCAGGTGGGCGAGTGGCTCAGCGGGGCCTACGCCGCCGCGATGACGCTTGCGTTCCGGGCGCGAGCACTGCGCGACGGGCATGGTGAACTCATCGACCTGTCCAAGCTGGAGGCGCAGATCCTGTGCCTGACCTATTACCCGGTCACCTACTTCGAAACGCTCGGGCGGCCGTGGCGGACCGAACGCCGGCCGACGGTGCCTGGGGTGGCGCAGGCCGCCGACGGGTTGGTGGCACTCGGTTGCGGCACCGCCCAGCAGTGGTGGGATCTGTGCGCCATGTCGGGGCATGAGGAATGGATCGACGAGACCGCCGAGCTGACCATCACCGAGCAGGCCAATCGGCACGCCGACGAGCTGTACGAGTGGATCCGCCGGCAGCCGGCCGATGAGTTGCGTGATATCGCGGCGGCCTTCCGGATCCCGAACGCACCGGTCGGCAACGGCGAGAACGTCACCGCGATGGACCATTTCGTGCTACGCGAGACCTTCGTGCCCAACCCGGCCGGTGGATTCGTCCAGCCAGGACCGCCGTACCGTTTCACCGGCGCCGCGCTGCGCGCGCCCGCACCCCCACCCGCCCTCGGCGAGCACACCGACGAGGTGCGCGCGGCCGCCCTGCCGCCACGCCCGGCGCCCACCACGCCTCACGACCGGGACCGGTTGCCGTTCACCGGCTTACGCGTCCTGGACATGACGACGTTCTGGGCGGGACCGTCGTGCACGCACGCACTCGGCATGCTCGGGGCCGATGTCATCCATCTGGAATCGACCTCGCGCCCCGACGGCACCCGGCTGATCGCCGGGATCCCCAGCACGGTGGAGCAGTGGTGGGAGCGTTCGCCGATCTTCAGCGCGCTCAACACGAACAAGAAAAGCGTGACGATCGACTTCCAGACCGAGGCGGGCCGTGAACTGCTGCTGCGCTTGATCGCCGAATCCGACGTGGTGGTGGAGAATTTCACCCCGCGCGTCATCGACCAGCTGGGCCTCGACTTCGACGCGGTGAAGGCGCTGCGCGATGACATCATCATGGTGCGCATGCCGGGCTTCGGGCTCGACGGGCCGTGGCGGGACAACCCGGCTTTCGCCTACATCATCGAGGACGTGTCCGGGTTGAGCTGGCTGACCGGCTATCCGGACCGCACCCCGGTCGAGCCGTATTCGGTCGGTGACCCGAACGCCGGTGTGCACGCCCTCAACGCGTTGCTGTTGGCGCTGGAACACCGCCGCACGACCGGGCAGGCCGTACTGGTCGAGGCGGCCATGGTCGACGCCGCACTCAACATCGCCGCCGAGCAGGTGATCGAGTATTCGGCCACCGGCGCGTTGTTACACCGCGACGGCAACCGGGGTCCGGTCGCCGCACCCCAGAACCTCTACCAGAGTGCTGAGATCGACGAGTTCGGCCGAGACGACAGCTGGGTGGCCATCGCCGTCCAGAGCGACGAGCAGTGGCAGGCGCTGCGTTCGGCCCTCGGCGCACCGGACTGGGCATGCGATCCGGCGCTGGAGCACGCGGAGGGGCGCCGTGCCGCCCACGACGCGCTCGACGAGCGGCTGGCTGCGTGGTGCCGCGCCCGCACGGGTGATCAGATCGTCGACCTCCTCTGGCCGGCCGGCGTGCCGGTGGCGAAGGTGATGCAGCCACACCGGCAGACCGAGCTGCCCCAGCTACGGCATCGCCGCTTCTTCGAGCATGTCGGGCACCCGGTGAACGTCGCTGCCCCGCACAGCACCCTGCCGGTGAAGTTGGTCGACGGGCCGACGACCTTTCACCGTGAACCGGCCCCTTTGCTCGGTGAGCACAACCACGAGGTGCTCACCGCGCTCGGCCTGACCGACGACCAGATCGAAGCCTTGGCCGACGACGGCGTGATCGGCACCGAACCGGGCAGGGCCGGCCGGCACAAGGCCGTGCGCTGA